Proteins encoded within one genomic window of Haematospirillum jordaniae:
- a CDS encoding calcium-binding protein translates to MTRIKNSVVMVGSYAVMSGTQDDDVLYPPKSRSFIDGLGGADVVDYSSSDYSLTITPNSVDDLIVSVNGQQKDLLRNIERVIGSSADDRMIGASTNEVFLGGLGRDTLDGGAGFDGADYSDKDKPVEVDLSVQGPIVAKVGGQEEDTLHNMEAVIGGLAGDTLTAAAGKSLLAGGEGNDTLIANGGDDILMGGRGADIFVFKSVADSPFNDPSRITDFDYAEGDRIDLSAIDANASQDGFQALAFSDESPAAHSVWYSVGADYGLWYAPPAIRVDVTGDAAEDMMIFVETCSDLPFHITAAGLGLVAE, encoded by the coding sequence ATGACACGGATAAAGAACTCTGTTGTTATGGTTGGCTCCTATGCAGTGATGAGTGGAACGCAGGATGATGACGTTCTGTATCCGCCTAAATCACGCAGCTTCATAGATGGCCTTGGGGGGGCTGATGTCGTCGATTATTCATCCAGTGATTATTCGCTGACGATCACGCCAAACTCTGTGGATGATCTGATTGTCAGTGTAAATGGCCAGCAGAAAGATCTTTTGAGAAATATTGAGAGGGTTATCGGTAGTTCAGCGGATGACCGGATGATAGGGGCTTCCACTAATGAAGTTTTCTTGGGTGGTCTAGGGCGGGATACCTTGGATGGCGGAGCTGGTTTTGATGGGGCAGATTATTCTGACAAGGACAAGCCTGTTGAGGTGGACCTGTCTGTCCAAGGTCCAATCGTGGCCAAGGTCGGTGGTCAGGAAGAGGATACGCTGCACAATATGGAAGCCGTTATTGGTGGCCTTGCCGGTGATACTCTGACGGCTGCTGCGGGCAAAAGCCTGCTGGCTGGCGGTGAAGGCAATGACACCCTAATTGCCAACGGGGGTGATGATATCCTGATGGGTGGAAGGGGAGCCGATATATTTGTATTCAAGTCGGTTGCAGATTCTCCGTTCAATGACCCTTCCAGAATTACTGATTTTGATTATGCGGAGGGAGACCGCATCGACCTGTCTGCCATTGATGCAAATGCATCACAAGATGGCTTCCAAGCGCTTGCCTTCAGCGATGAAAGCCCTGCTGCGCATTCTGTATGGTATAGCGTTGGGGCTGATTATGGTCTCTGGTATGCTCCGCCTGCCATTCGTGTCGATGTAACAGGTGATGCTGCCGAAGACATGATGATTTTTGTCGAGACGTGCTCTGATCTCCCGTTCCATATTACGGCAGCGGGATTAGGTTTGGTCGCGGAATAA
- the dnaA gene encoding chromosomal replication initiator protein DnaA: protein MTTADLMVKEERDTVFSWDRILPRLREEFGETAYANWFVPIRHSGVRSGTLQLTVPTRFMRDWIMTHYGDRIRALCSVEDPSIRQVNLSVNAAAPVQPKSQPVAQAPLPPTPPVQMRRSPSTSSVRDSRSKGSQQGDLLASVAPPVAMPSVVAPAPALPDDLSAPLDPRYTFESFVTGATNEFACAAARRIVDSGQAVFNPLFLYGGVGLGKTHLMHAIAHAIRSRHPGRRVIYLSAEKFMYSFVRALRYKDTMAFKEQFRSVDVLMIDDVQFISGKDTTQEEFFHTFNALVDQGRQVVISADKSPADLDDIGDRLRSRLSSGLVADIHPTTYDLRLGILSTKAETSGVVVPPKVLEFLAHKISSNIRELEGALTRLIAHAQLVGRALSLETAQDVLRDLLRANDRRVTIDEIQKRVAEHFQLRVSDMHSARRSRSIARPRQIAMFLSKQLTSRSLPEIGRKFGGRDHTTVIHAVKKINQLMSSDTAFAEDVELLRRMLET, encoded by the coding sequence ATGACGACAGCAGACCTGATGGTAAAAGAAGAACGCGATACCGTTTTTTCCTGGGACAGAATCCTGCCCCGTCTGCGGGAAGAATTTGGCGAAACGGCTTATGCAAACTGGTTTGTTCCGATCCGTCATTCCGGGGTTCGTAGCGGAACCTTGCAGCTGACGGTGCCAACGCGCTTCATGCGGGATTGGATCATGACGCATTATGGCGATCGTATCCGGGCGCTGTGTAGCGTGGAAGATCCTTCGATCCGGCAGGTCAACCTGTCTGTCAATGCCGCTGCCCCGGTACAGCCCAAAAGCCAGCCAGTGGCACAGGCACCCTTGCCACCGACTCCGCCGGTGCAGATGCGCCGGTCACCATCCACGTCATCGGTGAGGGATTCCAGATCAAAGGGATCGCAACAAGGCGATCTTCTGGCAAGTGTTGCCCCACCGGTTGCCATGCCTTCGGTCGTTGCACCTGCGCCTGCATTGCCCGATGACCTGTCGGCACCGCTCGACCCGCGCTATACGTTCGAAAGTTTTGTAACCGGCGCCACCAACGAATTTGCCTGCGCGGCCGCGCGGCGGATCGTGGACTCCGGTCAGGCGGTTTTCAATCCGTTGTTCCTATATGGCGGAGTTGGACTGGGTAAAACACACCTGATGCATGCCATCGCCCATGCCATCCGGTCTCGTCACCCGGGACGGCGCGTTATCTACCTATCTGCTGAAAAGTTCATGTACAGCTTTGTACGGGCGCTGCGTTACAAGGACACGATGGCATTCAAGGAACAATTCCGTTCCGTTGATGTCCTAATGATTGATGATGTCCAGTTCATCTCGGGCAAGGACACAACGCAGGAAGAGTTCTTTCACACTTTCAATGCCCTGGTTGACCAGGGGCGACAGGTGGTGATTTCTGCGGACAAGTCACCGGCGGACCTAGATGACATCGGCGACCGGTTGCGCTCTCGCCTGTCGTCTGGCTTGGTCGCCGATATTCACCCCACCACCTATGACCTGCGTCTGGGCATCCTGTCGACGAAAGCTGAAACATCCGGCGTTGTCGTGCCGCCAAAGGTCTTGGAGTTTCTGGCGCACAAGATCAGCTCCAATATCCGCGAGCTGGAGGGCGCCCTGACCCGCCTGATTGCGCATGCCCAGCTTGTGGGGCGTGCACTGTCCCTAGAAACAGCCCAGGATGTGCTGCGGGATCTTCTCCGCGCCAATGACCGGCGCGTCACCATTGACGAGATTCAGAAGAGGGTTGCTGAGCATTTCCAGCTCCGGGTATCAGACATGCATTCCGCACGGCGTTCCCGTTCCATTGCCCGGCCGCGTCAGATTGCCATGTTTCTGTCCAAGCAACTGACCAGTCGTTCGTTGCCTGAAATTGGTCGCAAGTTTGGCGGGCGTGACCATACGACGGTGATTCACGCAGTCAAAAAGATCAATCAGCTGATGAGCAGCGACACCGCCTTTGCCGAGGATGTGGAACTGCTGCGCCGGATGCTGGAAACCTGA